The proteins below come from a single Streptomyces spongiicola genomic window:
- the dapF gene encoding diaminopimelate epimerase yields MTSAATPATQPLSPIAFLKGHGTENDFVIVPDPGNELRLPASAVAALCDRRAGIGGDGLLHVVRSAAHPEARSMAGEAEWFMDYRNADGSIAEMCGNGVRVFARYLQRAGLVDAGDLVVATRGGVKRVHIGEAGKDGRAVKGGKGGEDCEEGHITVAMGRALLPEAGATVTVDGRSWSARNVNMGNPHAVVFVEDLDHAGDLHSAPPFTPPSVYPDGVNVEFAADRGARHLAVRVHERGSGETRSCGTGACAVAVAAARRDGADPAVTGAPVTYLVDLPGGRLAVTEHPDGEIEMTGPAVIVAEGRIDPAWLAAV; encoded by the coding sequence GTGACCAGCGCCGCGACCCCTGCCACCCAGCCGCTCTCGCCGATCGCCTTCCTCAAGGGCCACGGGACCGAGAACGACTTCGTGATCGTCCCGGACCCGGGCAACGAACTCCGGCTGCCAGCGTCCGCGGTCGCGGCGCTCTGCGACCGCCGGGCGGGCATCGGCGGAGACGGGCTGCTGCACGTGGTGCGCTCCGCGGCGCATCCGGAGGCCCGCTCCATGGCCGGGGAGGCCGAGTGGTTCATGGACTACCGCAACGCGGACGGTTCGATCGCCGAGATGTGCGGCAACGGAGTGCGGGTCTTCGCCCGCTACCTGCAGCGCGCCGGCCTCGTCGACGCGGGTGATCTCGTGGTGGCCACCCGGGGCGGCGTCAAGCGCGTGCACATCGGCGAGGCCGGCAAGGACGGCAGGGCCGTCAAGGGCGGCAAGGGCGGCGAGGACTGCGAAGAAGGGCACATCACCGTCGCCATGGGCCGGGCCCTGCTCCCCGAGGCCGGTGCCACCGTCACCGTCGACGGCCGCAGCTGGTCCGCCCGCAACGTGAACATGGGCAATCCGCACGCGGTCGTGTTCGTCGAGGACCTGGACCACGCGGGCGACCTGCACTCCGCCCCGCCGTTCACCCCGCCCTCGGTGTACCCGGACGGGGTGAACGTCGAGTTCGCCGCCGACCGCGGTGCGCGCCACCTGGCCGTGCGGGTGCACGAGCGGGGCTCCGGCGAGACCCGCTCGTGCGGCACCGGTGCCTGTGCCGTCGCCGTCGCGGCGGCGCGCAGGGACGGCGCGGACCCGGCCGTGACCGGCGCCCCCGTGACCTATCTGGTGGACCTTCCGGGCGGGCGGCTGGCGGTCACCGAGCATCCGGACGGCGAGATCGAGATGACCGGCCCCGCGGTCATCGTCGCCGAAGGCCGTATCGACCCCGCCTGGCTCGCGGCTGTCTGA
- a CDS encoding M1 family metallopeptidase — MRLTSRPLRAASLAAASATLVAAVLPGPEPLGIGDPLFPYLGNPGYDVLTYDIALTYRGADGRPLDAVTKIDARATRHLERINLDFTSGTVKAVEVNGGGAGFTTAGEDLVITPRQAVHAGTPLTITVTHTSDPAGGEAGGWVRTADGLAMANQADAAHRVFPCNDHPADKAHFTFRITAPAGLTAVANGLPVPAAGDRGAPSADRTWVYRTRHPMATELAQVSIGRSAVVHREGPHGLPLRDVVPAAQAARLEPWLEKTPAHITWMESKVGRYPLETYGLLLAQAETGFALETQTLSLFPVSMFTGDRHPKWYVESVMVHELAHQWFGNSVSPRTWSDLWLNEGHATWYGSLYADEHAAQPLEARMREAYAKSDRWRAAGGPPAAPEPAEPGRQLGLFRPIVYDGSALVLYALRQEIGRDAFETLERAWVAEHRDGTATTADFTALAQRISGRDLTGFFKDWLYGATTPEMPGHPDWRSEPPSDRRDAAAAAEH, encoded by the coding sequence ATGCGCCTCACCTCACGACCCCTGCGGGCCGCGTCGCTCGCCGCCGCCTCGGCCACGCTGGTCGCCGCCGTACTGCCCGGTCCGGAACCACTGGGTATCGGGGATCCGCTGTTCCCGTACCTGGGCAACCCCGGCTACGACGTCCTCACCTACGACATCGCCCTCACCTACCGGGGCGCCGACGGCAGGCCACTGGACGCCGTCACGAAGATCGACGCACGGGCCACCCGGCACCTGGAGCGGATCAACCTCGACTTCACCAGCGGAACCGTGAAGGCGGTGGAGGTGAACGGCGGTGGCGCCGGCTTCACCACCGCCGGCGAGGACCTGGTGATCACCCCGCGGCAGGCCGTGCACGCCGGCACCCCGCTCACCATCACCGTCACCCACACCAGCGACCCCGCAGGTGGCGAGGCCGGCGGCTGGGTACGCACCGCCGACGGCCTGGCGATGGCCAACCAGGCCGACGCGGCCCACCGGGTCTTCCCCTGCAACGACCACCCCGCCGACAAGGCGCACTTCACCTTCCGTATCACCGCTCCCGCGGGGCTGACCGCAGTGGCCAACGGCCTCCCGGTCCCCGCCGCCGGTGACCGCGGCGCCCCCTCCGCCGACAGGACCTGGGTGTACCGCACCCGGCATCCCATGGCGACCGAGCTGGCCCAGGTCAGCATCGGCAGGTCCGCCGTGGTCCACCGCGAGGGCCCGCACGGCCTGCCGCTGCGGGACGTCGTCCCCGCCGCGCAGGCGGCGCGGCTCGAGCCCTGGCTCGAGAAGACGCCCGCGCACATCACCTGGATGGAGAGCAAGGTCGGGCGCTACCCGCTCGAGACGTACGGCCTGCTGCTGGCCCAGGCCGAGACCGGCTTCGCGCTGGAGACCCAGACGCTGTCGCTCTTCCCGGTGTCGATGTTCACCGGCGACCGGCACCCGAAGTGGTACGTCGAGTCCGTCATGGTGCACGAACTCGCCCACCAGTGGTTCGGCAACAGCGTCTCCCCCCGGACCTGGTCCGACCTCTGGCTCAACGAGGGACACGCCACCTGGTACGGCTCGCTGTACGCCGACGAGCACGCCGCGCAGCCGCTGGAGGCCCGGATGCGCGAGGCGTACGCGAAGTCCGACCGCTGGCGCGCCGCCGGCGGACCGCCCGCCGCCCCCGAACCCGCGGAGCCCGGCCGGCAGCTCGGGCTGTTCCGGCCGATCGTGTACGACGGCAGCGCCCTGGTCCTCTACGCGCTGCGACAGGAGATCGGGAGGGACGCGTTCGAAACGCTGGAGCGGGCCTGGGTCGCCGAGCACCGGGACGGCACGGCGACGACGGCCGACTTCACCGCACTGGCACAGCGGATCTCCGGCCGCGATCTGACCGGGTTCTTCAAGGACTGGCTGTACGGAGCGACGACCCCGGAGATGCCGGGGCACCCGGACTGGCGCAGCGAGCCCCCCTCGGACCGGAGGGACGCCGCCGCGGCAGCGGAGCACTGA
- a CDS encoding TAXI family TRAP transporter solute-binding subunit: MLPASSRTGRRRAMQGAAALAVVCGLLLWWLLPTGGDGPSGRLTFSTGVKSGVYQRYGDLLQDALARDLPGVSIDLRTSEGSQQNLERVVSGEADFTVATADAVAKYRLDGRPGADRLRGCARLYDDYVQLIVPQGSPVETPADLRGKRVGVGHPGSGVRLIADRVLTAAGLDADQDVDPVSAGIDTVPGRLERGELDAFFWSGGLPTGAIRNLSERFPVRLVPVGEDLIGRVHATGDATRYYHSAVIPSDAYPRMGARSSVQTVAVANLLVTTDRADAELTERLTRTVIRSRDRIGRQVHPAQLVDLRTAIYTDPLPLHEGARRYYGSAKP; this comes from the coding sequence ATGCTCCCCGCCTCGTCCCGGACCGGACGGCGCCGCGCCATGCAGGGCGCCGCGGCGCTGGCCGTCGTGTGCGGACTGCTGCTGTGGTGGCTGCTGCCGACGGGCGGGGACGGCCCGAGCGGCCGGCTCACGTTCAGCACAGGGGTGAAGAGCGGTGTGTACCAGCGGTACGGGGACCTGCTCCAGGACGCCCTGGCACGCGATCTGCCGGGGGTGTCGATAGACCTCAGAACCAGCGAGGGCTCGCAGCAGAACCTCGAGCGGGTGGTGAGCGGTGAGGCCGACTTCACCGTCGCGACCGCCGACGCGGTGGCGAAGTACCGGCTCGACGGCAGACCGGGCGCCGACCGCCTGCGCGGCTGCGCGCGGCTGTACGACGACTACGTGCAGCTGATCGTGCCCCAGGGCTCTCCCGTGGAGACCCCGGCCGATCTGCGCGGCAAGCGCGTGGGGGTCGGACATCCGGGATCCGGCGTCCGACTCATAGCGGACCGGGTTCTCACGGCCGCGGGCCTGGACGCCGACCAGGACGTCGACCCGGTGTCCGCCGGCATCGACACCGTGCCCGGCCGGCTGGAACGGGGCGAGCTGGACGCCTTCTTCTGGTCGGGCGGACTGCCGACCGGTGCGATCCGCAACCTGTCGGAACGCTTCCCGGTACGGCTGGTCCCGGTGGGAGAGGACCTCATCGGCCGCGTCCACGCGACCGGCGACGCGACGCGGTACTACCACTCGGCGGTGATCCCGTCCGACGCCTACCCCAGGATGGGGGCGAGGTCCTCGGTGCAGACCGTCGCCGTGGCCAATCTGCTCGTCACGACCGACAGGGCGGATGCCGAGCTGACCGAGCGGCTCACCCGGACCGTGATCAGGAGCAGGGACCGGATCGGCCGCCAGGTGCACCCGGCGCAGCTCGTTGACCTGCGAACGGCGATCTACACGGACCCGCTGCCGCTCCACGAGGGCGCCCGGCGGTACTACGGCTCCGCGAAGCCGTAG
- a CDS encoding RelA/SpoT family protein, which yields MSAEAANPGAAGRRRVRPRLDLRRLGRAALLGPAARGRVPDAIGHVAEAHRAHHPAADLAILHRAYLLAESSHRGQFRKSGEPYITHPLAVTLILAELGAETTTLTASLLHDTVEDTDVTLTQVREEFGEEVCYLVDGVTKLEKVDYGAAAEPETFRKMLVATGNDVRVMSIKLADRLHNMRTLGVMRPEKQERIARVTRDVLIPLAERLGVQALKTELEDLVFAILHPEEYERTRALIAENGDAVDALAAVAGKVRAVLRDAGIHAEVLLRPRHFVSVHRVRLKRGDLSGTDFGRLLVLVGEDADCYAVLGELHTCFTPLISEFKDFIAAPKFNLYQSLHTAVAGTDGAVAEVLIRTHQMHRVAEAGVVALGNPYTADTAEGAGSPGGAEPSGGAEGERADPTRPGWLSRLLDWQSSTPDTDTFWTSLRADLAEDREITVFRADGGTLGLPAGASCVDAAYAQHGEAAHACVGARVNGRLAALATRLGDGDTVEPLLAQDAASGPSPDWLQHARTPAARIAITGWLAEHPEAAKPQDAAPRAAASGPAAAPGGRRRAGANAVAEVPGLPGAPVRLAGCCTPVPPDAVTGFPVRGGAVTVHRGECPGVSRMRAMGRQPVEVRWGRAAECRVTLVAEAFGRPRLLADLTETIATAGAAVVSATVEPPSEQRVRHTYTLQLQDAAGLPSLMRAMREVAGVYDVSRARHPAAP from the coding sequence ATGAGTGCAGAGGCCGCCAACCCTGGTGCCGCCGGCCGCCGACGCGTCCGTCCCAGACTCGACCTCCGCAGACTGGGCAGAGCCGCGCTGCTCGGTCCCGCGGCACGGGGCCGGGTCCCGGACGCCATCGGGCATGTCGCCGAGGCGCATCGCGCCCACCACCCCGCCGCCGACCTGGCGATCCTGCACAGGGCGTACCTCCTCGCCGAGTCCTCGCACCGAGGGCAGTTCCGCAAGAGCGGGGAGCCTTACATCACGCATCCGCTCGCGGTGACCCTCATCCTCGCCGAACTCGGCGCGGAGACGACGACCTTGACCGCCTCGCTCCTCCACGACACCGTCGAGGACACCGATGTGACCCTCACTCAGGTCCGGGAGGAGTTCGGTGAGGAGGTCTGCTACCTCGTCGACGGAGTGACCAAACTGGAGAAGGTCGACTACGGCGCCGCCGCCGAGCCGGAGACCTTCCGGAAGATGCTCGTCGCCACCGGCAACGACGTCCGGGTCATGTCCATCAAGCTCGCGGACCGGCTGCACAACATGCGCACTCTCGGCGTGATGCGCCCCGAGAAGCAGGAGCGTATCGCCAGGGTCACCCGCGACGTGCTGATCCCGCTCGCCGAGCGGCTCGGCGTCCAGGCGCTCAAGACCGAGCTGGAGGACCTCGTCTTCGCGATCCTGCACCCCGAGGAGTACGAGCGCACCCGCGCCCTCATCGCGGAGAACGGCGACGCGGTCGACGCCCTGGCCGCCGTCGCCGGCAAGGTCAGGGCCGTCCTGCGGGACGCGGGCATCCACGCCGAAGTCCTGCTCCGGCCGCGGCACTTCGTGTCCGTGCACCGGGTACGGCTCAAGCGCGGCGACCTGTCCGGCACGGACTTCGGCCGCCTGCTGGTGCTGGTCGGCGAGGACGCCGACTGCTACGCGGTCCTCGGCGAACTGCACACCTGCTTCACGCCGTTGATCTCCGAGTTCAAGGACTTCATCGCCGCCCCCAAGTTCAACCTGTACCAGTCGCTGCACACTGCGGTCGCGGGCACGGACGGCGCGGTGGCCGAAGTCCTCATCCGCACCCACCAGATGCACCGCGTCGCCGAGGCCGGCGTCGTCGCCCTCGGCAACCCGTACACGGCGGACACCGCGGAGGGCGCCGGTTCCCCCGGGGGGGCCGAGCCCTCCGGCGGGGCCGAGGGCGAGCGCGCGGACCCCACCAGGCCCGGCTGGCTGTCCCGGCTCCTGGACTGGCAGTCGTCCACCCCCGACACCGACACCTTCTGGACCTCGCTCCGGGCGGACCTGGCCGAGGACCGCGAGATCACCGTCTTCCGCGCGGACGGCGGTACCCTCGGGCTGCCCGCCGGAGCGAGCTGTGTGGACGCCGCCTACGCGCAGCACGGCGAAGCGGCGCACGCCTGTGTCGGGGCCCGGGTCAACGGCCGGCTCGCCGCGCTCGCCACCCGGCTGGGCGACGGCGACACGGTCGAGCCGCTGCTCGCCCAGGACGCGGCCTCCGGCCCCTCACCGGACTGGCTCCAGCACGCCCGTACTCCCGCGGCCCGGATCGCGATCACCGGATGGCTCGCCGAGCACCCCGAGGCCGCCAAGCCCCAGGACGCCGCGCCCCGTGCGGCTGCCTCCGGCCCTGCGGCGGCCCCCGGAGGCCGCCGCCGGGCCGGAGCGAACGCCGTGGCCGAGGTGCCCGGACTGCCGGGCGCCCCCGTCCGCCTCGCCGGTTGCTGCACCCCGGTGCCGCCCGACGCGGTGACGGGGTTCCCGGTCCGCGGTGGCGCGGTCACCGTGCACCGCGGCGAGTGCCCGGGCGTGTCCCGGATGCGCGCCATGGGGCGGCAGCCCGTCGAGGTGCGCTGGGGTCGGGCGGCGGAGTGCCGGGTGACGCTGGTCGCCGAGGCCTTCGGCCGGCCCCGCCTCCTCGCCGACCTCACCGAGACCATTGCGACGGCGGGGGCGGCGGTCGTCTCCGCCACCGTCGAACCGCCGAGCGAGCAACGGGTACGCCACACCTACACCCTCCAGCTCCAGGACGCCGCCGGACTTCCCTCGCTGATGCGGGCGATGCGCGAGGTCGCGGGGGTGTACGACGTGAGCCGCGCACGGCATCCGGCCGCCCCCTGA
- a CDS encoding class III extradiol dioxygenase subunit B-like domain-containing protein: MLVAAAVCPSPPLLVPDVAAGAAPELDTTRTACAEALGVLAVSRPEVLVVVGPARPGERPGHHARGTPGSFEGFGVPTRVRLGAPEGPPPEGSLPAALAVGAWLLERAHWSSAPVEGLAVGTGLAAGRCMETGRGLAGRARRVALLVMGDGSACRSRKAPRYLDERAAPFDAAAARALGTADTEGLAALDEALARELGAAGRAPWQVLAGAAEGARLNGRLLHEDAPYGVGYFVAAWS, translated from the coding sequence ATGCTTGTCGCCGCCGCCGTCTGCCCCAGCCCTCCGCTCCTGGTGCCCGATGTGGCCGCCGGCGCCGCACCCGAACTCGACACGACCCGTACCGCCTGCGCCGAGGCGCTGGGCGTGCTGGCCGTGTCGCGTCCCGAGGTGCTGGTCGTGGTGGGGCCCGCCCGGCCGGGTGAGCGGCCGGGGCACCACGCCCGGGGGACACCCGGATCCTTCGAGGGCTTCGGCGTGCCCACCCGGGTGCGCCTCGGCGCGCCGGAGGGGCCGCCGCCGGAGGGGAGCCTGCCTGCGGCACTGGCTGTCGGAGCCTGGCTCCTGGAGCGGGCGCACTGGTCATCCGCGCCGGTGGAGGGTCTCGCCGTGGGCACCGGACTGGCGGCCGGGCGCTGCATGGAGACCGGACGCGGTCTCGCCGGGCGGGCCCGGCGGGTCGCGCTGCTCGTGATGGGCGACGGCAGCGCCTGCCGCAGCCGGAAGGCTCCCCGTTACCTGGACGAGCGGGCGGCGCCCTTCGACGCGGCGGCCGCCCGGGCGCTCGGCACCGCCGACACCGAGGGTCTCGCCGCCCTCGACGAGGCACTGGCCCGCGAGCTGGGGGCGGCGGGCCGCGCACCCTGGCAGGTGCTCGCGGGCGCGGCCGAGGGCGCCCGCCTCAACGGGCGGCTTCTCCACGAGGACGCCCCGTACGGCGTCGGGTACTTCGTGGCGGCCTGGTCCTGA
- the hflX gene encoding GTPase HflX translates to MTSSSSTSQDAQSFADTTRTESLRADALMEEDVAWSHEIDGERDGDQFDRSDRAALRRVAGLSTELEDVTEVEYRQLRLERVVLVGVWTSGTVQDAENSLAELAALAETAGALVLDGVIQRRDKPDPATYIGSGKANELRDIVLESGADTVVCDGELSPGQLIHLEDVAKVKVVDRTALILDIFAQHAKSREGKAQVALAQMQYMLPRLRGWGQSLSRQMGGGSGGMATRGPGETKIETDRRRIREKMAKMRREIAEMKTGREIKRQERRRHRVPSVAIAGYTNAGKSSLLNRLTGAGVLVENALFATLDPTVRRAETPSGRLYTLADTVGFVRHLPHHLVEAFRSTMEEVGQSDLILHVVDGSHPAPEEQLAAVREVIRDVGAVDVPEIVVVNKADAADPLVLQRLLRIERRAVAVSARTGSGIDELLGIIDAELPRPQVEIEALLPYTQGALVSRVHADGEVLSEEHTPEGTLLKARVHEELAAALGPYVPAAH, encoded by the coding sequence ATGACCTCCTCTTCATCCACTTCCCAGGACGCGCAGAGCTTCGCGGACACCACCCGCACCGAGAGCCTCCGGGCCGATGCCCTGATGGAAGAGGACGTCGCCTGGAGCCACGAGATCGACGGAGAGCGGGACGGCGATCAGTTCGACCGCTCCGACCGTGCCGCGCTGCGGCGCGTGGCGGGCCTCTCCACCGAGCTCGAGGACGTCACGGAGGTCGAGTACCGGCAGCTTCGCCTCGAGCGCGTCGTGCTCGTCGGCGTGTGGACCTCGGGGACCGTCCAGGACGCGGAGAACTCCCTCGCCGAGCTGGCCGCCCTCGCCGAAACGGCGGGTGCCCTCGTGCTCGACGGTGTGATCCAGCGCCGCGACAAGCCGGACCCGGCCACGTACATCGGCTCCGGAAAGGCGAACGAACTGCGCGACATCGTGCTCGAGAGCGGAGCCGACACCGTGGTCTGCGACGGTGAACTCAGCCCGGGCCAGCTGATCCACCTCGAGGACGTCGCCAAGGTCAAGGTGGTCGACCGGACCGCCCTGATCCTGGACATCTTCGCGCAGCACGCGAAGTCCCGGGAGGGCAAGGCGCAGGTGGCCCTGGCCCAGATGCAGTACATGCTTCCCCGGCTGCGCGGCTGGGGCCAGTCGCTGTCCCGGCAGATGGGCGGCGGCAGCGGCGGCATGGCCACCCGCGGCCCCGGCGAGACCAAGATCGAGACGGACCGGCGGCGGATCCGCGAGAAGATGGCGAAGATGCGCCGGGAGATCGCGGAGATGAAGACCGGCCGCGAGATCAAGCGGCAGGAGCGCAGGCGGCACCGGGTCCCCTCGGTGGCGATCGCCGGCTACACCAACGCAGGCAAGTCCTCGCTGCTCAACCGCCTCACCGGCGCGGGTGTCCTGGTGGAGAACGCGCTGTTCGCCACCCTGGACCCGACCGTGCGGCGGGCCGAGACACCGAGCGGCAGGCTCTACACGCTGGCGGACACCGTCGGCTTCGTCCGGCATCTGCCGCACCACCTCGTCGAGGCGTTCCGCTCCACGATGGAGGAGGTCGGCCAGTCCGATCTCATCCTGCACGTGGTCGACGGTTCGCACCCCGCACCGGAGGAGCAACTGGCCGCCGTGCGCGAGGTGATCCGGGACGTCGGAGCGGTGGACGTGCCCGAGATCGTCGTGGTCAACAAGGCGGACGCGGCCGATCCGCTGGTGCTGCAGCGCCTGCTGCGCATCGAGCGGCGCGCCGTCGCCGTCTCGGCCCGTACGGGCTCGGGGATCGACGAACTCCTCGGCATCATCGACGCGGAACTGCCCCGCCCGCAGGTCGAGATCGAGGCCCTGCTGCCCTACACGCAGGGAGCGCTGGTCTCGCGGGTCCACGCCGACGGTGAGGTGCTGTCGGAGGAGCACACCCCCGAGGGCACCCTGCTCAAGGCTCGGGTACACGAGGAACTCGCGGCCGCGCTGGGTCCGTACGTACCCGCGGCGCACTGA
- the miaA gene encoding tRNA (adenosine(37)-N6)-dimethylallyltransferase MiaA — protein sequence MRSAAPAPRVIAVVGPTAAGKSDLAVHLARQLGGEVVNADSMQLYRGMDIGTAKLTEEERGGVPHHLLDIWDVTEAASVAEYQRLARAEIDRLLARGRTPVLVGGSGLYVRGAIDALEFPGTDPEVRSRLEAELAERGSGVLHVRLAAADPDAALAILPSNGRRIVRALEVIEITGRPFTANLPGHDAVYDTLQIGVDVVRPELDERIALRVDRMWDTGLVDEVRTLEARGLRAGRTASRALGYQQVLSALAGECTEEEARTETVRATKRFARRQDSWFRRDPRVHWLSGAAADREELPGRALSLVERAVTA from the coding sequence GTGAGAAGCGCAGCCCCCGCACCGCGGGTCATCGCCGTCGTCGGCCCCACCGCGGCCGGCAAGTCCGATCTGGCCGTCCACCTGGCCCGGCAACTCGGCGGCGAGGTCGTCAACGCCGACTCGATGCAGCTGTACCGCGGTATGGACATCGGCACCGCGAAGCTGACCGAGGAGGAGCGCGGCGGGGTTCCGCACCACCTGCTCGACATCTGGGACGTCACCGAGGCGGCGAGCGTCGCCGAGTACCAGCGGCTGGCGCGTGCGGAGATCGACCGGTTGCTCGCCCGGGGCCGCACTCCCGTCCTCGTCGGAGGATCGGGGCTCTATGTGCGCGGAGCGATCGACGCGCTGGAGTTCCCCGGCACCGACCCCGAGGTCCGTTCCCGGCTCGAGGCGGAGTTGGCGGAGCGCGGCTCGGGGGTGCTGCATGTCCGCCTGGCGGCCGCCGACCCGGACGCCGCCCTCGCGATCCTCCCCAGCAACGGCCGCCGGATCGTCCGGGCCCTGGAGGTGATCGAGATCACCGGGAGGCCCTTCACCGCCAACCTGCCGGGCCACGATGCCGTGTACGACACCCTGCAGATCGGTGTCGACGTCGTCCGCCCCGAACTCGACGAGCGCATCGCGCTGCGCGTGGACCGCATGTGGGACACGGGTCTCGTCGACGAGGTGCGGACGCTGGAGGCACGGGGACTGCGCGCCGGGCGCACCGCCTCGCGCGCACTCGGCTACCAGCAGGTGCTCTCGGCGCTCGCCGGGGAGTGCACCGAGGAGGAGGCGCGCACCGAGACCGTACGCGCCACCAAGCGTTTCGCGCGCCGCCAGGACTCCTGGTTCCGGCGTGATCCGCGTGTGCACTGGCTGAGCGGCGCAGCCGCGGACCGCGAGGAACTTCCGGGCCGTGCTCTCTCGTTGGTCGAACGAGCGGTTACAGCCTGA
- a CDS encoding antitoxin, with amino-acid sequence MGIMEALKARLAPAREKFADLAHQHGHRVEHGLDKAARTVDQRTKGKYSDRIESGTGKAKEAWDRLARKDDGPRKGGEGTPPPAS; translated from the coding sequence ATGGGCATCATGGAGGCGCTGAAGGCCAGGCTCGCGCCCGCCAGGGAGAAGTTCGCCGACCTCGCCCACCAGCACGGGCACAGGGTCGAGCACGGTTTGGACAAGGCCGCACGGACGGTCGACCAGCGGACCAAGGGCAAGTACAGCGACAGGATCGAGTCGGGTACCGGCAAGGCCAAGGAGGCCTGGGACCGCCTCGCCCGCAAGGACGACGGGCCCCGGAAGGGCGGTGAGGGCACCCCGCCGCCGGCTTCCTGA
- the miaB gene encoding tRNA (N6-isopentenyl adenosine(37)-C2)-methylthiotransferase MiaB: MSAKTYEVRTYGCQMNVHDSERLSGLLEDAGYVRAPEGTGEGEADVVVFNTCAVRENADNRLYGNLGRLAPMKARRPGMQIAVGGCLAQKDRDTIVTRAPWVDVVFGTHNIGRLPVLLERARVREEAQVEIAESLEAFPSTLPTRRESAYAAWVSISVGCNNTCTFCIVPALRGKEKDRRPGDILAEVEALVSEGVSEITLLGQNVNAYGSDIGDREAFSKLLRACGGIEGLERVRFTSPHPRDFTDDVIAAMADTPNVMPQLHMPLQSGSDTVLKAMRRSYRQERYLGIIEKVRAAIPHAAISTDIIVGFPGETEEDFEETLHVVREARFAQAFTFQYSKRPGTPAAEMGGQIPKEVVQARYERLVALQEEISWAENGKQVGRVLEVMAAEGEGRKDGATHRLSGRAPDNRLVHFTKPAQEVRPGDVVTVAITYAAPHHLLAEGDAISVRRTRAGDAWEKRHADPQRPAGVMLGLPAVGVPAPLPAPAGGCSAVG, encoded by the coding sequence ATGAGCGCGAAGACTTACGAGGTGCGCACCTACGGGTGCCAGATGAACGTCCACGACTCCGAGCGGCTGTCCGGCCTGCTGGAGGACGCCGGCTATGTCCGGGCGCCCGAGGGCACGGGTGAGGGCGAGGCGGATGTCGTCGTCTTCAACACCTGCGCGGTCCGGGAGAACGCCGACAACAGGCTGTACGGCAACCTCGGGCGGCTTGCGCCGATGAAGGCCCGGCGGCCGGGGATGCAGATCGCCGTCGGCGGCTGCCTGGCCCAGAAGGACCGCGACACCATCGTCACGAGGGCGCCGTGGGTCGACGTCGTCTTCGGCACGCACAACATCGGCAGGCTGCCCGTGCTGCTGGAGCGTGCCCGCGTCCGGGAAGAGGCGCAGGTCGAGATCGCCGAGTCGCTGGAGGCCTTCCCCTCCACGCTGCCGACGCGCCGCGAGAGCGCTTACGCGGCCTGGGTTTCCATCTCCGTCGGATGCAACAACACCTGCACCTTCTGCATCGTGCCCGCGCTGCGCGGCAAGGAGAAGGACCGCCGCCCGGGCGACATCCTCGCCGAGGTCGAGGCGCTGGTCTCCGAGGGCGTCTCGGAGATCACCCTGCTCGGCCAGAACGTCAACGCGTACGGTTCCGACATCGGCGACCGCGAGGCGTTCTCCAAGCTGCTGCGCGCCTGCGGAGGGATCGAGGGACTGGAGCGCGTCCGCTTCACCTCCCCGCACCCGCGCGACTTCACGGACGACGTGATCGCCGCGATGGCCGATACCCCCAACGTGATGCCGCAACTTCACATGCCGCTTCAGTCCGGCTCGGACACGGTGCTCAAGGCGATGCGCCGCTCCTACCGGCAGGAGCGCTACCTCGGCATCATCGAGAAGGTCCGCGCCGCGATCCCGCACGCCGCCATCTCCACCGACATCATCGTGGGCTTCCCCGGCGAGACCGAGGAGGACTTCGAGGAGACCCTGCACGTCGTCCGCGAAGCCCGCTTCGCCCAGGCCTTCACCTTCCAGTACTCCAAGCGTCCCGGGACCCCGGCCGCCGAGATGGGCGGGCAGATTCCGAAGGAGGTCGTCCAGGCGCGCTACGAACGGCTGGTTGCCCTCCAGGAGGAGATCTCCTGGGCGGAGAACGGGAAGCAGGTCGGCCGGGTCCTGGAGGTCATGGCGGCCGAGGGCGAGGGACGCAAGGACGGAGCCACGCACCGGCTGTCGGGCCGCGCGCCCGACAACCGCCTGGTGCACTTCACCAAGCCCGCCCAGGAGGTGCGACCGGGCGACGTCGTGACCGTCGCGATCACCTACGCGGCCCCGCACCACCTGCTGGCCGAGGGCGACGCGATCTCCGTGCGCCGTACCCGGGCCGGCGACGCCTGGGAGAAGCGGCACGCGGACCCGCAGCGGCCCGCGGGCGTGATGCTCGGGCTGCCGGCGGTCGGGGTCCCCGCCCCGCTGCCCGCCCCGGCGGGCGGCTGCTCGGCGGTGGGCTGA
- a CDS encoding gliding motility protein, which yields MEASADESVRCADGGESGESREDGSGSGTGDRTGSAAGETPAASAAAGGTGPSDPAGAAGAEQVEIPKQQSVGEAADNGAGQGARQ from the coding sequence GTGGAGGCGTCCGCGGACGAGTCCGTCCGCTGCGCCGACGGCGGAGAGAGCGGAGAGAGCAGAGAGGACGGAAGCGGCAGCGGCACCGGGGACCGCACCGGGTCCGCTGCGGGAGAGACCCCGGCGGCCTCCGCGGCGGCCGGCGGAACCGGGCCGTCGGACCCCGCCGGGGCCGCCGGGGCGGAGCAGGTCGAGATCCCGAAGCAGCAGTCCGTCGGCGAGGCCGCGGACAACGGAGCCGGGCAAGGCGCCCGGCAGTAG